From a single Streptomyces sp. NBC_01276 genomic region:
- a CDS encoding 2-oxoacid:acceptor oxidoreductase subunit alpha, whose amino-acid sequence MATGAEIRRVDRVVIRFAGDSGDGMQLTGDRFTSETASFGNDLSTLPNFPAEIRAPAGTLPGVSSFQLHFADHDILTPGDAPNVLVAMNPAALKANIADVPRGAEIIVNTDEFTKRPMAKVGYETSPLEDGSLDAYRVHGVPLTTLTVEALKDFGLSRKEAERSKNMFALGLLSWMYHRPTENTEKFLRQKFAKKPDIAEANIVAFRAGWNFGETTEDFAVSYEVAPATKAFPAGTYRNISGNLALSYGLIAAARQADLPLYLGSYPITPASDILHELSKHKNFGVRTFQAEDEIAGIGAALGAAFGGALGVTTTSGPGVALKSETIGLAVSLELPLLIVDIQRGGPSTGLPTKTEQADLLQAMYGRNGEAPVPIVAPRTAADCFDATLEAARIALTYRTPVFVLSDGYLANGSEPWRVPHPDELPDLRTRFATGPNHTLADGTEVFWPYKRDPETLARPWAVPGTPGLEHRIGGIEKQDGTGNISYDPANHDHMVRTRQAKIDGIAVPDLEVDDPSGTARTLVLGWGSTYGPITAAVRRLRAQGTAIAQAHLRHLNPFPANLGEVLARHDRVVVPEMNLGQLATLIRAKYLVDVRSHTQVNGMPFKAEQLAAVLQEAIDD is encoded by the coding sequence ATGGCGACCGGAGCCGAGATCCGCCGCGTGGACCGTGTGGTCATCCGTTTCGCGGGTGATTCGGGTGACGGTATGCAGCTGACGGGTGACCGTTTCACGTCGGAGACGGCGTCGTTCGGGAACGATCTTTCGACGCTGCCGAATTTCCCGGCGGAGATCCGGGCGCCTGCCGGGACGCTGCCGGGTGTGTCGTCGTTCCAGCTGCATTTCGCGGATCACGACATCCTCACTCCGGGTGACGCGCCGAACGTTCTGGTGGCGATGAATCCGGCGGCGCTGAAGGCGAACATCGCGGACGTGCCGCGTGGTGCGGAGATCATCGTGAACACGGACGAGTTCACGAAGCGGCCGATGGCGAAGGTGGGGTACGAGACCTCTCCGCTGGAGGACGGGTCGCTGGACGCCTACCGGGTGCACGGGGTGCCGCTGACCACGCTGACGGTGGAGGCGCTGAAGGACTTCGGGCTGTCGCGCAAGGAGGCCGAGCGCAGCAAGAACATGTTCGCGCTGGGGCTGCTGTCGTGGATGTACCACCGTCCGACGGAGAACACCGAGAAGTTCCTGCGGCAGAAGTTCGCGAAGAAGCCGGACATCGCCGAGGCGAACATCGTGGCGTTCCGGGCGGGCTGGAACTTCGGTGAGACGACGGAGGACTTCGCGGTCTCCTATGAGGTGGCTCCGGCGACGAAGGCGTTCCCGGCGGGTACGTACCGCAACATCTCGGGGAACCTGGCGCTGTCGTACGGGCTGATCGCGGCGGCCCGGCAGGCGGATCTGCCGCTGTATCTGGGTTCGTACCCGATCACGCCGGCGTCGGACATCCTGCACGAGCTGTCGAAGCACAAGAACTTCGGTGTGCGCACGTTCCAGGCCGAGGACGAGATCGCGGGTATCGGTGCGGCGCTGGGTGCGGCGTTCGGGGGTGCGCTGGGGGTGACGACGACCTCGGGGCCCGGTGTGGCCCTCAAGTCGGAGACGATCGGGCTCGCGGTCTCCCTGGAGCTGCCGCTGCTGATCGTGGACATCCAGCGCGGCGGGCCCTCGACCGGTCTGCCGACCAAGACCGAGCAGGCCGACCTGCTCCAGGCGATGTACGGGCGCAACGGGGAGGCCCCCGTGCCGATCGTCGCCCCCCGCACCGCCGCCGACTGCTTCGACGCCACGCTGGAAGCGGCCAGGATCGCGCTCACCTACCGCACGCCGGTCTTCGTCCTCTCCGACGGCTACCTCGCCAACGGCTCCGAGCCCTGGCGCGTCCCCCACCCGGACGAACTGCCCGACCTGCGGACCCGTTTCGCCACGGGCCCCAACCACACCCTGGCCGACGGCACCGAGGTGTTCTGGCCCTACAAGAGGGACCCGGAGACACTGGCCAGGCCGTGGGCGGTCCCGGGGACCCCGGGGCTGGAGCACCGCATCGGCGGGATCGAGAAGCAGGACGGCACCGGGAACATCTCCTACGACCCGGCCAACCACGACCACATGGTCCGCACCCGCCAGGCCAAGATCGACGGCATCGCCGTACCCGACCTGGAGGTCGACGACCCCTCCGGCACCGCCCGCACCCTCGTGCTGGGCTGGGGCTCCACCTACGGCCCCATCACCGCCGCCGTCCGCCGGCTGCGCGCCCAGGGGACGGCCATCGCGCAGGCCCACCTGCGCCACCTCAACCCCTTCCCGGCGAACCTCGGCGAGGTGCTCGCCCGCCACGACCGGGTCGTCGTCCCCGAGATGAACCTCGGACAGCTGGCCACCCTGATCCGGGCCAAGTACCTGGTCGACGTCCGCTCCCACACCCAGGTCAACGGCATGCCGTTCAAGGCCGAGCAGCTCGCCGCGGTCCTCCAGGAGGCCATCGATGACTGA
- a CDS encoding 2OG-Fe dioxygenase family protein, translated as MQTEAREELRANGYSLLPADRLVIDAELRQHVKELAAEWEHLETDRYLKGGSRFRERRYDRFYFVPRTGEVRLRPHRPYFQSMNANDYAGGIDRDVAPLSRATLDNPLLTRLLRADFEKFPVPADSWLDDPWDVQCHQFRIISTPDETGEPTPEGPHRDEVDFGAIHLMGRFNARGGESQVYSLERELVAEFTLTEQMDTMFWADARILHAVRPIIAQDPAKPAVRDVLILGYRHAPELRRDEQSG; from the coding sequence ATGCAGACCGAAGCACGAGAAGAACTGCGGGCCAATGGATATTCGTTGCTGCCGGCCGACCGGCTCGTCATCGATGCCGAATTGAGGCAGCACGTCAAGGAATTGGCCGCCGAGTGGGAACACCTGGAGACGGACCGGTACCTGAAGGGCGGGTCCCGCTTCCGCGAGCGCCGCTACGACCGGTTCTACTTCGTGCCCCGCACCGGAGAGGTCCGGCTGCGCCCGCACCGGCCCTACTTCCAGTCGATGAACGCCAACGACTACGCCGGCGGCATCGACCGCGACGTGGCCCCCCTCAGCCGGGCCACCCTGGACAACCCGCTCCTGACGCGGCTCCTGCGCGCCGACTTCGAGAAGTTCCCGGTCCCCGCGGACTCCTGGCTCGACGACCCCTGGGACGTCCAGTGCCACCAGTTCCGGATCATCAGCACCCCGGACGAGACGGGGGAGCCTACCCCCGAGGGCCCGCACCGCGACGAGGTCGACTTCGGAGCCATCCACCTGATGGGCCGCTTCAACGCCCGGGGCGGGGAATCCCAGGTCTACAGCCTGGAGAGGGAGCTCGTGGCCGAGTTCACCCTGACCGAGCAGATGGACACCATGTTCTGGGCCGACGCCCGGATCCTCCACGCGGTGCGCCCGATCATCGCGCAGGACCCGGCGAAGCCGGCCGTCCGCGACGTCCTGATCCTGGGCTACCGGCACGCGCCGGAGCTGCGCCGCGACGAGCAGAGCGGCTGA
- a CDS encoding acyl carrier protein, producing the protein MAEFKTALLMPDDEELPLEDSFFELGMTSLLLTQVKQRLEDRLGRGISSTALFNQPTVERLTDHLASDVLADIFDAN; encoded by the coding sequence GTGGCGGAATTCAAGACGGCACTGCTCATGCCCGACGACGAAGAGCTGCCGCTGGAGGACAGCTTCTTCGAGCTCGGTATGACGTCCCTGCTGCTGACCCAGGTCAAGCAGCGGCTCGAAGACCGGCTGGGGCGGGGCATCAGCAGCACGGCCCTGTTCAACCAGCCCACCGTCGAGCGGCTGACCGACCATCTGGCCTCGGACGTGCTGGCCGACATCTTCGACGCGAATTGA
- a CDS encoding type I polyketide synthase, giving the protein MQGIKEIKERLDVAEETVRRQKRTLGEFLLEKHEPIAVVGVGMRLPGRNNSLSDLDSFLRDGRSGIGPLPRDRWVPEVADGDITARAGGFLDHIDEFDAQFFNIPPKQAPFIDPGQRLLLETVWEALEDSGIDPAVLRHGDGGVYVGASPLDFPLELEGLTDEQLDGNLATGLGAYSLSGRLSYFLGWRGPSLTTDTACAASLTALHLAVEGLRRRECGIALCAGVNTLHNPRSYVILSHAQMLAPDGHCKTFDESADGYARAEGCGVLVLKRLSDAVAAGDRVLALVRGTAIGQDGESAGLSAPNGTAQEAVMRAALANARLEPGDIQYVEAHGTGTPLGDPIELGSVNGVFGASHDKDDPLVIGSLKANLGHMEPAAGLGGLIKVITQMRAGTFFPHVWRNLSGRIPWDTYPIEVATKERPWKAPVRRATVNGFGVAGAIAVAVLEEAPAPDTAPPAGTAPPAAREEAYGQVFTLSAKSRPALRLQAERYARFLAEHPGTSLADLCRTRATARSHFRFRAAAAVSSLAELGSRLERWSAPPRDEEKPDAFRKVAFLFTGSGSQYVGMGRALYGRHAVFTRCVDECDALFAPLLGRSVAAVMFGDAGDAEETLARTSFTHAALFTLEYALARLWLSWGVRPSVLIGHSVGEIVAATVAGLFTLADGVTFLAARSRLIESVSAPGGMAAVAAPAEEVRPLLLRWPELAVAAVNAPEQCVVSGGAGALAEAVEALRARDWTVTPLHVTAAFHSPLMEEVAEPLAEVLRGIAFQEPRLPIVSNLTGRVAAPRELATPEYWVRHMTRSVEFAAGVRTIAERGRHVFLELGPSTALTSLARQAVPQEQHRWLSCLRRKDTTGATLDAALAGAYTAGLTIAWNEVHADGPGRRIPLPGYAFDRRAYRLPARPAARAGAVGAGHPLLGREGAPAGDRREFTARISAAAPAYLADHTIGGQAFLPAAAYLELLLAVQDEVHGDAGRAVEDVRFHEALFLSDRPTLLLTRVRTEPGGRLSVEVSSRSGDEPGGVERLHATAAIASEAAGAGSLSDQGRALVGLLGAVRGVRSSKALDAEDVRAAYAEAGLEYGPQFRRARSVTAYGPNFAVTELSGADVSRAEHLPPPLLDGATHALAALADDGRHYVATSVGRLRTFKKPRGEALRSAVRVTWADRPDTAAGDGPAFTLDLLLLEDGPEGAGRPVAELSGMGFTRLPDRPVEVAAGAAEPAASAPVDVEALTAAPPEERRAALVTLVRATVAALLAVDDPEYVDTRASFLELGVDSLTAIVLRTRLQTRLRVPLVSSAVFDHPSVEELAEVLSHRLAPAPVVAASAP; this is encoded by the coding sequence ATGCAGGGGATCAAGGAGATAAAGGAAAGGCTCGACGTCGCGGAGGAAACGGTCCGGCGACAGAAGAGGACCCTCGGAGAATTCCTTCTCGAAAAGCACGAGCCGATCGCCGTGGTCGGCGTGGGAATGCGCCTGCCCGGTCGGAACAATTCCCTTTCTGATCTCGATTCCTTTCTGCGGGACGGGCGTTCCGGTATCGGTCCACTGCCGCGCGACCGCTGGGTGCCGGAGGTGGCCGACGGCGACATCACCGCTCGCGCGGGCGGTTTCCTCGACCACATAGACGAATTCGACGCACAGTTCTTCAACATTCCCCCGAAGCAGGCCCCCTTCATCGATCCGGGGCAGCGGCTGCTGCTGGAGACGGTGTGGGAGGCCCTGGAGGACTCCGGCATCGATCCGGCCGTGCTGCGGCACGGCGACGGCGGTGTCTACGTGGGCGCCTCCCCCCTGGACTTCCCCCTGGAGCTGGAGGGGCTCACGGACGAGCAGCTCGACGGGAACCTGGCGACCGGGCTCGGGGCGTACTCCCTGTCGGGGCGGCTCTCGTACTTCCTGGGCTGGCGCGGCCCGAGCCTGACGACCGACACCGCGTGCGCGGCCTCGCTGACCGCCCTGCACCTGGCGGTGGAGGGGCTGCGGCGGCGCGAGTGCGGGATCGCGCTGTGCGCCGGGGTGAACACCCTGCACAACCCGCGTTCGTACGTGATCCTCTCGCACGCCCAGATGCTGGCCCCGGACGGGCACTGCAAGACCTTCGACGAGAGCGCGGACGGTTACGCGCGCGCCGAGGGCTGCGGGGTGCTGGTCCTGAAGCGGCTGTCGGACGCGGTGGCCGCGGGCGACCGGGTGCTGGCCCTCGTACGGGGCACCGCGATCGGACAGGACGGCGAGAGCGCGGGCCTGAGCGCGCCCAACGGCACGGCGCAGGAGGCCGTGATGCGGGCGGCGCTGGCCAACGCGCGGCTGGAGCCGGGTGACATCCAGTACGTGGAGGCGCACGGGACGGGGACCCCGCTCGGCGATCCGATCGAGCTGGGGTCGGTGAACGGGGTGTTCGGCGCCTCCCACGACAAGGACGACCCGCTGGTCATCGGCTCGCTGAAGGCCAACCTGGGACACATGGAGCCCGCGGCCGGGCTGGGCGGACTGATCAAGGTGATCACGCAGATGCGGGCCGGCACCTTCTTCCCGCACGTGTGGCGGAACCTATCCGGGCGGATCCCGTGGGACACGTACCCCATCGAGGTGGCGACGAAGGAGCGGCCCTGGAAGGCCCCGGTGCGCCGGGCCACCGTCAACGGCTTCGGCGTCGCCGGTGCCATCGCGGTCGCGGTACTGGAGGAGGCGCCCGCCCCGGACACCGCTCCGCCGGCCGGCACCGCGCCGCCGGCCGCGCGCGAGGAGGCGTACGGGCAGGTCTTCACACTGTCCGCCAAGTCCCGGCCCGCGCTGCGGCTCCAGGCCGAACGGTACGCGCGGTTCCTCGCGGAGCACCCCGGCACCTCCCTCGCCGACCTGTGCCGCACCCGGGCCACCGCCCGCTCGCACTTCCGCTTCCGGGCGGCGGCGGCCGTCTCCTCCCTCGCGGAGCTCGGCTCGCGGCTGGAGCGGTGGAGCGCGCCGCCCAGGGACGAGGAGAAACCCGACGCGTTCCGCAAGGTGGCCTTCCTGTTCACCGGTTCCGGTTCGCAGTACGTGGGCATGGGCCGGGCCCTGTACGGGCGCCACGCCGTGTTCACGCGCTGCGTCGACGAGTGCGACGCGCTCTTCGCCCCGCTGCTCGGGCGCTCGGTGGCCGCCGTGATGTTCGGCGACGCCGGGGACGCCGAGGAGACCCTGGCCCGTACGTCCTTCACGCACGCGGCGCTGTTCACCCTGGAGTACGCACTCGCCCGGCTGTGGCTGTCGTGGGGGGTGCGGCCCAGCGTCCTGATCGGGCACAGCGTGGGCGAGATCGTCGCGGCCACGGTCGCCGGTCTGTTCACGCTCGCCGACGGGGTGACCTTCCTCGCCGCGCGTTCCCGGCTGATCGAGTCGGTGTCGGCGCCGGGCGGGATGGCCGCCGTGGCCGCGCCCGCAGAGGAGGTGCGCCCGCTGCTCCTGCGGTGGCCCGAGCTGGCCGTCGCCGCCGTCAACGCGCCGGAGCAGTGCGTGGTCTCGGGCGGCGCCGGGGCGCTGGCGGAGGCGGTGGAGGCGCTGCGCGCGCGGGACTGGACGGTGACCCCGCTGCACGTGACGGCGGCGTTCCACTCGCCGCTGATGGAGGAGGTCGCCGAGCCGCTGGCCGAGGTGCTGCGGGGGATCGCCTTCCAGGAGCCGCGGCTGCCGATCGTGTCCAACCTGACCGGCCGGGTCGCGGCGCCGCGGGAACTGGCGACGCCGGAGTACTGGGTGCGGCACATGACGCGGTCGGTGGAGTTCGCGGCCGGGGTGCGGACCATCGCCGAGCGCGGCCGGCACGTGTTCCTGGAGCTGGGTCCGTCCACGGCCCTGACCTCGCTGGCCCGGCAGGCCGTGCCGCAGGAGCAGCACCGGTGGCTGAGCTGCCTGCGCCGCAAGGACACCACGGGTGCCACCCTGGACGCCGCGCTGGCCGGCGCGTACACGGCGGGGCTGACCATCGCCTGGAACGAGGTCCACGCGGACGGTCCGGGGCGGCGGATCCCGCTGCCCGGCTACGCCTTCGACCGGCGCGCCTACCGGCTCCCGGCCCGCCCCGCGGCGCGCGCCGGGGCCGTCGGCGCCGGCCACCCCCTGCTGGGCCGCGAGGGCGCGCCGGCCGGCGACCGGCGGGAGTTCACGGCCCGGATCAGTGCGGCGGCCCCCGCGTACCTGGCGGACCACACCATCGGCGGCCAGGCCTTCCTGCCCGCGGCCGCGTACCTGGAACTGCTGCTGGCGGTCCAGGACGAGGTCCACGGGGACGCCGGCCGGGCGGTGGAGGACGTCCGCTTCCACGAGGCGCTGTTCCTCTCGGACCGGCCGACGCTGCTGCTGACCCGGGTGCGCACCGAGCCGGGAGGGCGGCTGTCCGTCGAGGTCTCCAGCCGGTCCGGGGACGAGCCCGGGGGCGTGGAACGGCTGCACGCGACGGCCGCGATCGCTTCGGAGGCCGCCGGCGCGGGCTCGCTGTCCGATCAGGGCCGGGCCCTGGTGGGCCTGCTGGGCGCGGTGCGGGGGGTGCGTTCCTCGAAGGCACTGGACGCCGAGGACGTGCGGGCCGCCTACGCCGAGGCCGGGCTGGAGTACGGGCCGCAGTTCCGGCGGGCCCGCTCGGTGACGGCGTACGGGCCGAACTTCGCGGTGACGGAGCTGTCCGGCGCGGACGTCTCCCGTGCCGAGCACCTCCCGCCGCCGTTGCTGGACGGGGCGACGCACGCCCTGGCCGCCCTCGCCGACGACGGCCGCCACTACGTGGCCACGAGCGTGGGCCGGCTGCGGACCTTCAAGAAGCCGCGCGGGGAGGCGTTGCGCTCCGCCGTGCGGGTCACGTGGGCCGACCGTCCGGACACCGCGGCGGGCGACGGCCCGGCCTTCACGCTGGACCTGCTGCTGCTGGAGGACGGCCCCGAGGGCGCCGGCCGGCCGGTGGCGGAACTGTCCGGGATGGGCTTCACCCGGCTGCCGGACCGGCCGGTGGAGGTGGCCGCCGGGGCCGCGGAACCGGCCGCGTCCGCGCCGGTCGACGTGGAGGCGCTGACGGCCGCGCCGCCCGAGGAGCGGCGGGCCGCGCTGGTCACGCTGGTGCGGGCCACCGTCGCCGCGCTCCTCGCGGTCGACGACCCGGAGTACGTCGACACCCGGGCGAGCTTCCTGGAACTCGGCGTGGACTCGCTGACCGCGATCGTGCTCAGGACCCGGCTCCAGACGCGGCTGCGCGTCCCCCTGGTCTCGTCGGCGGTCTTCGACCACCCCTCGGTGGAGGAGCTCGCCGAGGTCCTGTCCCACCGGCTCGCACCCGCGCCCGTGGTGGCGGCGTCGGCCCCCTGA
- a CDS encoding long-chain-fatty-acid--CoA ligase gives MDNRTEDRTLAARAALHARTRPDRPAVICEDRTLTYGQLHRESNRTAHALLDSGLAAGARVGYLGRESEHYYDLALGCAKSGAVLVPVNSRLTAGEVEHVLKDSQAELLFVERQFRPVVDRLRPVLPRLVRIVEMDSDGHVAGGFLDWKRGRPDTEPDPAAAAGFDDPVAQLYTSGTTGLPKGVVLAQRTFFTFIADTRAAGVDWIDWRPEDRGLSCFPGLHTSGFGWFMHSFNAGATTVIMRQFIADEATRLIEHHGITTLWAAPAMLRMMLTERGTTRDTFRSLRKVVYSGSPIDRELLLTCIDVLGCELAQGYSSAEAGSFVTCLAPEDHTPDSRVLGSAGRVCPGNEVRILDGEGRELPAGEVGRVVIKSPARFLGYWRLPEVTAQALSGASGEWLSMGDMGHLDADGYLFLVDRVNDTIIVAGQNIYPTEVENALRAHPAVAEVSVYGVPHPDWGEAVRAAVVLRPGAEATPREFLRFMNGRIAGFKIPTGYDIVAALPRNPTGKVLRRVLRERHTAAAASPAPATAA, from the coding sequence ATGGACAACCGTACGGAGGACCGGACCCTCGCCGCCCGCGCCGCGCTGCACGCCCGGACCCGGCCCGACCGGCCGGCGGTGATCTGCGAGGACCGCACGCTGACCTACGGGCAGCTGCACCGGGAGAGCAACCGCACGGCGCACGCGCTGCTGGACTCGGGTCTGGCGGCGGGCGCGCGGGTCGGCTACCTGGGCCGGGAATCGGAGCACTACTACGACCTGGCGCTGGGCTGCGCGAAGAGCGGGGCGGTGCTGGTGCCGGTGAACTCGCGGCTCACGGCCGGCGAGGTCGAGCACGTCCTGAAAGACTCGCAGGCCGAACTCCTCTTCGTGGAAAGACAGTTCAGGCCGGTCGTGGACCGGCTGCGGCCGGTGCTGCCCCGGCTGGTCCGCATCGTGGAGATGGACTCCGACGGCCATGTGGCGGGCGGGTTCCTCGACTGGAAGCGGGGGCGGCCGGACACGGAGCCGGACCCGGCCGCCGCGGCCGGTTTCGACGACCCGGTCGCGCAGCTGTACACGAGCGGGACGACCGGCCTGCCCAAGGGGGTGGTGCTGGCGCAGCGGACCTTCTTCACCTTCATCGCCGACACCCGGGCGGCGGGGGTCGACTGGATCGACTGGCGGCCCGAGGACCGGGGGCTGAGCTGCTTCCCCGGTCTGCACACCTCGGGCTTCGGCTGGTTCATGCACTCCTTCAACGCCGGCGCGACCACGGTGATCATGCGTCAGTTCATCGCCGACGAGGCCACCCGGCTGATCGAGCACCACGGGATCACGACGCTGTGGGCGGCGCCCGCGATGCTGCGGATGATGCTGACCGAGCGGGGCACCACCCGTGACACCTTCCGTTCGCTGCGCAAGGTGGTCTACAGCGGCTCCCCCATCGACCGCGAACTCCTGCTGACCTGCATCGACGTCCTGGGCTGCGAGCTGGCGCAGGGCTACTCCTCGGCGGAGGCGGGCAGTTTCGTGACCTGCCTTGCGCCGGAGGACCACACCCCGGACAGCCGGGTCCTCGGCTCGGCGGGCCGGGTCTGCCCCGGCAACGAGGTGCGGATCCTGGACGGGGAGGGCCGGGAGCTGCCGGCGGGCGAGGTGGGCCGGGTGGTCATCAAGAGCCCGGCGCGCTTCCTCGGGTACTGGCGGCTGCCGGAGGTGACGGCGCAGGCCTTGTCGGGCGCTTCGGGCGAGTGGCTGTCCATGGGCGACATGGGGCACCTCGACGCCGACGGCTACCTGTTCCTCGTCGACCGGGTCAACGACACCATCATCGTCGCCGGTCAGAACATCTATCCGACGGAGGTCGAGAATGCCCTGCGGGCCCACCCGGCGGTCGCCGAGGTCTCCGTGTACGGAGTCCCGCACCCCGACTGGGGCGAGGCCGTACGGGCCGCGGTGGTGCTGCGCCCGGGAGCCGAGGCCACCCCGCGCGAGTTCCTGCGGTTCATGAACGGGCGGATCGCCGGGTTCAAGATCCCGACGGGGTACGACATCGTGGCCGCGCTGCCGCGCAATCCCACCGGGAAGGTGCTGCGGCGGGTGCTGCGCGAACGGCACACGGCCGCCGCCGCCTCGCCCGCCCCGGCCACGGCGGCGTAG
- a CDS encoding alpha/beta fold hydrolase, translated as METLGPLPEVQGASRWLHPADAEPDAELRLFLLHHSGGGASMYREWPARLPGSVSCQAVQLPGRQERRREAPYTRLGPLVEALARVVSDELDGRAYAVFGHSMGALLGYRLTVEMERRGLPAPALLAVSGWAPEGFSAPAALSRDPLEALRLLGGLPAAVEADAELLAAAVRAMGADGAVCADFPDDGAAVGCPVVAYSGRGDPLLAPGAMRSWAGRTRDFLGCRTFPGDHFYLRTHARAITADLAQLLPRYAAGP; from the coding sequence ATGGAGACCCTGGGCCCGCTGCCCGAGGTGCAGGGCGCGTCGCGGTGGCTGCATCCGGCCGACGCGGAACCGGACGCGGAGCTGCGGTTGTTCCTGCTGCACCACAGCGGGGGCGGCGCCTCCATGTACCGGGAGTGGCCCGCGCGGCTCCCCGGGTCGGTGTCCTGCCAGGCCGTGCAGCTGCCCGGCCGTCAGGAGCGGCGGCGCGAGGCCCCGTACACGCGGCTCGGTCCGCTGGTGGAGGCCCTCGCTCGGGTGGTCTCGGACGAGCTGGACGGGCGCGCGTACGCGGTGTTCGGGCACTCGATGGGGGCACTGCTGGGCTACCGGCTGACGGTGGAGATGGAGCGGCGGGGCCTTCCGGCCCCGGCGCTGCTCGCCGTGTCGGGGTGGGCTCCCGAGGGGTTCTCGGCGCCGGCGGCGCTGTCCCGGGACCCCCTCGAAGCGCTGCGCCTGCTGGGCGGGCTGCCGGCTGCGGTCGAGGCCGACGCGGAGCTGCTGGCGGCGGCGGTCCGGGCCATGGGTGCCGACGGCGCGGTGTGCGCGGACTTCCCGGACGACGGGGCGGCCGTGGGCTGTCCCGTCGTCGCGTACTCCGGGCGCGGGGATCCGCTCCTCGCGCCCGGGGCCATGCGGTCGTGGGCCGGTCGGACCCGTGACTTCCTGGGGTGCCGGACCTTCCCCGGGGACCACTTCTACCTGCGGACCCACGCCCGCGCCATCACGGCCGACCTGGCCCAGCTGCTGCCGCGGTACGCCGCGGGGCCCTGA
- a CDS encoding nuclear transport factor 2 family protein has product MLPRPNELLARYVALWNETDAQRRRDMVHALYAPDCTYVFYRKDPIRGHAALLEQLAYTHEVYGPMGYEFRSSNNATGHHDVVRFNWVMVSAATGEMEMSGQDIVVLAEDGRIQADYQFHDRMPSSFVYNDGYEEHGVAVRAAQPRRTGVPSP; this is encoded by the coding sequence ATGCTGCCCCGACCCAACGAACTCCTCGCGCGCTACGTCGCGTTGTGGAACGAGACCGACGCGCAGCGCCGGCGCGACATGGTGCACGCCCTGTACGCGCCCGACTGCACCTACGTCTTCTACCGCAAGGACCCGATCCGGGGGCACGCGGCGCTCCTGGAGCAACTGGCCTACACGCACGAGGTGTACGGCCCGATGGGGTACGAGTTCCGGTCCTCGAACAACGCGACCGGCCACCACGACGTCGTCCGGTTCAACTGGGTGATGGTCTCGGCGGCCACGGGCGAGATGGAGATGTCCGGCCAGGACATCGTCGTGCTCGCCGAGGACGGGCGAATTCAAGCCGACTACCAGTTCCACGACCGGATGCCCTCGTCGTTCGTCTACAACGACGGCTACGAGGAGCACGGGGTCGCCGTCCGCGCGGCCCAGCCCCGGCGCACCGGTGTCCCGAGCCCCTGA
- a CDS encoding TetR/AcrR family transcriptional regulator, giving the protein MARTPAPGTRRRILEASAKLFGEQGVRAVGMQQVIDATGVGKSLLYREFASKDELIAAWLRESDAQWWERAEEVTAPHSGDPARQILALMEFFQASVSEPDFHGCIYYNTSSEFRDPAHPGRQEATLHLKGLRNWLRDMGAQAGAEDPDALADTLMLVIGGLLANGEVLGVDGPARMALSATELVLRQHCPNALAGAVL; this is encoded by the coding sequence ATGGCGCGTACACCGGCACCAGGTACGAGGCGGCGGATTCTGGAGGCCTCGGCCAAACTCTTCGGTGAGCAGGGGGTCCGGGCCGTCGGCATGCAGCAGGTGATCGACGCGACCGGAGTGGGCAAGAGCCTGCTCTACCGCGAGTTCGCCAGCAAGGACGAGCTCATCGCCGCCTGGCTGCGGGAGAGCGACGCGCAGTGGTGGGAGCGGGCCGAAGAGGTCACGGCCCCCCACAGCGGCGACCCGGCCCGGCAGATCCTGGCGCTGATGGAGTTCTTCCAGGCCAGCGTCAGCGAACCGGACTTCCACGGCTGCATCTACTACAACACCTCCAGCGAGTTCCGCGACCCGGCGCACCCGGGCCGCCAGGAGGCGACGCTGCACCTCAAGGGCCTGCGCAACTGGCTGCGGGACATGGGCGCCCAGGCCGGCGCCGAGGACCCCGACGCCCTGGCCGACACGCTGATGCTCGTCATCGGCGGCCTGCTGGCCAACGGCGAGGTGCTCGGGGTCGACGGGCCCGCCCGGATGGCCTTGTCCGCCACCGAGCTCGTGCTGCGCCAGCACTGCCCCAACGCGCTGGCGGGCGCCGTCCTCTGA